ATGGAATGCCTCGTACGGCATGAAATCGGGCCGGACGGTGGGGGATACTGCATCGACACTGCTCATGGGTGAATCTCCTGTGGGCCGCCCCCCGGCAAGGGCGGCCGGCCGACAGAGCCGGCGCGGCAGCCGGGGCCGTCCGGGCGCCCCTCGCCGCACGGTTGCCTTGGGGTGCCCCAGGGTGGCCCAGAGTGCCCCAGGGTACCTTGGCCCGCCTTAGGGCGCCGGCGTATGCGAACCGTCCTTGTGCCACTCGTAGACCTTGAAGGCGAAACTGTTCAGGTCCCCCTGCGAGTTCCAGGATACCGTGCCGATGGGCGATTCGATGCTGCTTTTGTGCAGCCAGGCCGCCACCTTCGCCGGATCCGTCGAACCCGCGCCCTTGATACCGTCGACGATGGCCATCGTCGCCGTATAGGCCGTCAGCTGGAAGGCGCCGGACGCATTGCGCTGCTTGTCCTTGAAGGCCTGCACCAGCTTCGCGTTGCGCGGGTCCTGGGAGAAGTCCGCCGGCAGGGTCAGCAGCATGCCTTCCACGGCCGGGCCGGCGATGGCGTTGATATCCGGATTGCCGGTGCCTTCCGGCCCCATGAAGCGCACCTTCAGGCCCTGTTCCGACGCCTGGCGCATCAGCAGGCCCATTTCGGGGTGATAGCCGCCGTAGTAGACGAAGTCGACGTTCTGGCTCTTGAGCTTGGTGATGACGGCGGAATAGTCGCTGTCGCCGGCATTGATGCCCTCGAATACCGGGACTGCGATTCCGGCCTTTTCCAGCTGGCTCTTGACCGAGGTGGCGATGCCCTGGCCATACGACTGCTTGTCGTGCAGTATCGCGACCTTCTTGGGCTTGACCTTCTCGATGATGTAGGCTGCCGCCGCCGGACCTTGCTGGTCGTCGCGGCCGATGGTGCGGAAAATGAAGTTGTACTTCTTGCCGTCGGTCAGGGCCGGGGCGGTCGCCGACGGCGTGATCATCACCACGCCTTCCTGATCGTAGATCGGCGCGGCGGCGATCGTCGCGCCGGAGCAGACCCCGCCCACGACGAAGCTGATCTTCTCGTTCACCACCCGGTTGGCCGCCGTCGGGCCCTGCTTGGGCTCGCAGCCATCGTCGATGATCACGGTCTCGAGCTTGTGGCCGTTGACGCCCCCCTGGGCATTGACCTGCTCGATGGCGGTAGCGACGCCTTCGCGGACCATGTCGCCGTACTGCGTGACGGGACCGGTGGTCGGGCCGACCACGGCGATCTTGATCGCCTGGGCCTGAGCCGGCGCGGCCAGCATGCCGGCCGTCAGGGCAAGCGCGGCCATGGCCGCCAAACGATGGTGCTTTGTCATTTTCATCTCCTGTTGCGCTCCGTGCCAAATGGCGGACTCGTGGTCCTCCAGGGCGTTTCCGCCGGCCACAGGCCGCCGGAAGGGACCAAAGGATACCGTAAAGCGGGACCCATTCACGCCGTCTCCGGGACACCCCGCAAATATCGGCCAGGTCCTTTTAAAAGATGCAATGGTCCGTTTCAACGCCCTATTTATATAACGGAAGGCATATAAACAAACGCAAATTAAGTTGTTTGCGCAATGAAGCGGCGGCGGCATTATCGCGGCATGCGATTTCAACCGATCATCGTCCCGGGTTGGATGGATTCCGGCCCCGATCACTGGCAAACGCTCTGGGAGCGCAGCCTGCCCCATGCCGTGCGGGTGTGCCAGCGGGATTGGCACAACCCGGATCCGCGCGAATGGGTCGCCGCCGTGGCCGCGCGCGTGGAGGCGGCGCCCTGGCCGGCCTTGTTGATTGCCCACAGCCTGGGCTGCATCGCGACGACCGCCCTGCCCGCCGCGCTGCACGGCCGGATCGGCGCGGCGCTGCTGGTGGCACCGGCGGACGTCGAGCGGCCGGGCGCGCCGCCCTGCCTGGCATCGTTCGCGCCCATTGCGACGCAGGCGCTGTCTTTCCAGAGCGTGGTGGTCGCCAGCGACGACGATCCCTATTGCGCCCTGCCCCGCGCCCGCGAATTCGCGCAGCATTGGGGCAGCCGTCTCGTGGTGCTCTCCGGCGCCGGGCACATCAATGCGGCGGCCGGCTTCGGCAACTGGCCGGACGGCCTGAAAATACTGCATGCCCTGCGTCGCCGCGCAGCCTGGCGCGTCACCGCGCCGGTGCGCCGCATTCCTCCGCTGGCGCGGGCGCGCGCCTGATACCGGCGGGCGTCCATCGCCGGACCTCGGAATTATCCCGCCAGGGAAATTCCGTTCGCCGCCACGCGGCACGGCCGGCGTACGGCACCGGTGCGCTCATCCCTACAAGATGCCGCGGCGAGATGGGTTCATACGGCGCGCCTCCGCCTATGGAACCGGCATGAAGCCGTGCCTAGACTGGTGGCGCTATCCGCCTGCATCGAAATCAAGCCATATGCCTCCCATTACCGGAGCCAATCCGGCTCCCATCACACTGGTCGCTTCTTCCGACTCCATCCAACCCTCCCATCGCGCAGCCGGAACCGGCTTCAAGGCCATCCAGGGCCTGACCAAGCGAATACGCCCATGGCAATCGGCCACGCGCTCCACGGGCCATGCCCCCTTTACCTTGGTGCGCGGCGAATTCGCCACGCGCACGGACCGGGCGGCGCGCTGCCGCGAACGCATCGCCGACGTCGGCGCCCTGCTCCACGGCGGCTCGCCGCGCCCCCTGGACACGGACGAGCTCGCGACACTCCAGCGATCGGAAGAGAAACTGCGAGGCCAGACACGCATCCACTGCTCGATGCGCGACCTGATGGTCGAGCGCGCCATACGCGCACACCTGCCGCAGGCCGATGCGCGGCAGGCCAGGCGGCGCTACAAGGGCTTGATCAAGCTGCGGCAGGCCGTGTCGAAAGCCCCGCAGGGTGCGGGCCCGGCGCATGACGCGGTCCGCGCCACGCTGCAGGCCGCGACCGCCCTGGAAGCCTCGGCCGCGCAGGTCCAGGCCATAGGCGACGCATACCGGTCCGACCCGGGCCGGATCGTTCCGTCCGCACGGTTCGTACAGGACCTGATCGGCCTGCTGGACGGCATGAACATGCTGCGCGGCCACGACCAGGATCCCGCCGATTTTCTCTATCCGGCAGTGAAGCTGATGCATGAGGCAAACCGCGTCGCGCATCCGGATGCGGGCCGGGTATTGGGCAATCTGTTGCGCGATCTCGGCGAAGCCGGACGGGACGATCCGGAAGGGCTGCGCGCGCAATTGAAGCGGAATCGCGGCGCGCTGGACTTGTGGCTGGCGAACAATTCGCCGGATTCCCTGGCCCGCGATCGGGCCGCGGCCCGGCAGGGTCTGGCCGATCAACTGGATGTGCTGCTGGATGGCCTGGCAGGCGCGGCCCGCAAGGTGTTGCATGAAGAGCTTCGCGGCCAGGTGCCCGGCTGGGCGCGCGAAGCGCAGCGTGGCCTGTTCCGGGAAGCCGGCATCCTGCATGCCAGCGCACAGCGTTGGCGCGAACGCGAACCGGGACAGAATACCGGTGAGGCGATCCTGCGCGCATCCCCGCCCGATGCCGTGAAGATGCTGCTGGAACAGGCCGCCAATCAGGCATTGGGCATCGCCGCCAAGCCGGCTGGGAACCTCGGGCCTTTGCTAGGGCAGCTCAAAAGCGGACTGGACCAGGTTGCCCAGCATATCCAGCAGGCGCTGGACGAGCGGCAGTTTGCCCTGCACGCACCGGCTGCGGAAATCGCCGCCCTGCGCCAGGCGCTGATGCAGGCGGTCCTGGAGGAAACCGGCATTCTCGGGGAAATCCACCGATTGAACGCATCCGCCGACGCCGTCAGCACGCCCACGACGCGCAAGTCCGCCACACGCGACACCCGGCCGCCGCGCACGCCCTTCACGCTCTCCGGGCCTGTCGACAAACCGCTGAATCCGACAGTCGCCAAGCGCATGAAGAAAGTCGAAGCGGAGGCACGGCGCCAGGTCGCCAAGCTGCTGTCGGCCTGCCGGCAGGCTGGCGGCAAGCCTCTGCCGGCTTACAGGCTGCAAGCGCTGAACGACATTCATGCAGCGCTGTACGCCGTGCACGGCGAATCGGCGCGAACGGTCTGGCAACGCGTGCTGACCGCGGAAGCCAGGCGCTTGAAGGACCACGACCTGTTGGCGCTGAATACGGGCGCGCTGCACGCGCATGTTAGCGGCATGGCCTCGCTGGCCGCCAAGGTCGCCGATCCGGCCCACCGCGCCGCCAGCGATAAGCTGCTACGGGACGTCTGGACCGCCGTCCGCGCGGCATCCGCCAGCCGCGACGCGGGCCCGGTCTTGAAAGCCTGGTGCGCAACGCTGGCGACGCCGCGGGACATGGCCGAGGGCGCGACGCTTCCCCGCCAGGTCGAGTCCCTGCGCGATCGGATAGGCATGCTTGCCGACGGCACGGTACCGGTGCAGACACTGCTGGACGCCGCCCTGCAAAGCCTGGATAACGCCGAACTGAAGGCCTTGATCCATGCCCTGGCGACGGTTCCCGCGCTGGCTGCCGTGCCGGCCGCTGCCGGCCCGGCCCCGGCCGGGATCAGCGGCGTGGCCGCGACGCTGCCGGGCCAGCCGGCCTCCCCCGCCGGCGCCGGAACGCTGACGCTGCGCCAGCGGCTGACGCGCTATCTGCGCGGCGACTCCGCGCGGATCGATGCGAACACCGTCGTGCCGAGCAGCCGGCGGATCGATACGCGGGCCTTTCTCGATCAGTTGTACGAGGCGGCGAAGGGCCACGCGGAACAGCGCATGGAGGCCTTGCGCGACGCGTCGATAACGGCCGTTCGCTCGGCGGTCTTCGAACAGGCGGCCTTCCTTCACACCTTGCTCGACACGCCGCAGGCGGCCGCGGCCAATGGCCCGTTGCTCGGAACGCTGGAGCGCCTGATCGCCGATGCCGCCAGGCATGGCC
Above is a genomic segment from Bordetella genomosp. 11 containing:
- a CDS encoding branched-chain amino acid ABC transporter substrate-binding protein, whose protein sequence is MTKHHRLAAMAALALTAGMLAAPAQAQAIKIAVVGPTTGPVTQYGDMVREGVATAIEQVNAQGGVNGHKLETVIIDDGCEPKQGPTAANRVVNEKISFVVGGVCSGATIAAAPIYDQEGVVMITPSATAPALTDGKKYNFIFRTIGRDDQQGPAAAAYIIEKVKPKKVAILHDKQSYGQGIATSVKSQLEKAGIAVPVFEGINAGDSDYSAVITKLKSQNVDFVYYGGYHPEMGLLMRQASEQGLKVRFMGPEGTGNPDINAIAGPAVEGMLLTLPADFSQDPRNAKLVQAFKDKQRNASGAFQLTAYTATMAIVDGIKGAGSTDPAKVAAWLHKSSIESPIGTVSWNSQGDLNSFAFKVYEWHKDGSHTPAP
- a CDS encoding RBBP9/YdeN family alpha/beta hydrolase, coding for MRFQPIIVPGWMDSGPDHWQTLWERSLPHAVRVCQRDWHNPDPREWVAAVAARVEAAPWPALLIAHSLGCIATTALPAALHGRIGAALLVAPADVERPGAPPCLASFAPIATQALSFQSVVVASDDDPYCALPRAREFAQHWGSRLVVLSGAGHINAAAGFGNWPDGLKILHALRRRAAWRVTAPVRRIPPLARARA